A part of Chitinivorax sp. B genomic DNA contains:
- the ggt gene encoding gamma-glutamyltransferase, whose translation MRTKSIRRTFRLGVLALGVALSFGATPAFADVVPAPLVKYDYEHDIFHAVHAKNGMVAAEHELATRVGVEILKRGGNAVDAAVAVGFALAVVLPNAGNLGGGGFMMLHNGKTGQDVALDFREIAPAKAGRDMYLDEKGNVAEGRSLYTHLAVGVPGTVAGMEHALKRWGTMSLAEVIAPSIKLAEEGMVVSPTLAKMMEVERDNLGKWDSTREIFFKDGRPLQVGDKLVQKDLAKSLKLIAKEGSKAFYEGPIADQIVAEMQKHGGLISKADLKQYKVAERAPVSGNYRGYKVVSMPPPSSGGTHIVQILNMLERYPLADTGLNSAQTIHYMAEAMKLAYADRAEYLGDPDFVKVPVNGLTAKRYADELAKRISPTAVLPAADIKPGKPQPYESDQTTHYSVVDSKGNAVAVTYTLNLNFGSGIVAKGTGILLNNEMDDFSAKPGVPNAYGLIGGEANAIQASKRPLSSMSPTLVLKDNKPWLVTGSPGGARIITTTLQTIINAIDFGMNPAESASTPRVHHQWLPDELRVEKGLSPDTLKLLRDQGYKVAVKPTMGRTQTIQVREDGMYGYSDPRNPDGATMGY comes from the coding sequence CACTGTCGTTTGGTGCCACACCAGCATTTGCTGATGTGGTACCGGCGCCGTTGGTCAAATACGATTACGAGCACGACATTTTCCATGCGGTTCATGCCAAGAATGGCATGGTTGCAGCAGAGCACGAGCTGGCGACCCGGGTTGGGGTGGAGATCCTCAAGCGGGGCGGCAATGCGGTCGATGCGGCTGTGGCAGTCGGCTTTGCGCTGGCCGTGGTATTGCCGAATGCCGGTAACCTGGGTGGTGGCGGTTTCATGATGCTGCACAACGGCAAGACCGGGCAGGATGTGGCACTGGATTTCCGTGAAATTGCACCTGCCAAAGCTGGCCGTGACATGTATCTGGATGAGAAAGGCAATGTAGCGGAAGGACGTTCGCTGTACACCCATTTGGCTGTTGGAGTACCGGGCACGGTGGCTGGGATGGAGCACGCGTTGAAGCGCTGGGGCACCATGAGCTTGGCTGAGGTGATTGCGCCTTCGATCAAACTGGCAGAGGAGGGAATGGTTGTCAGCCCCACACTGGCCAAGATGATGGAAGTGGAGCGTGACAACCTGGGCAAGTGGGACAGCACGCGGGAAATCTTCTTCAAGGATGGCCGCCCATTGCAGGTTGGCGACAAACTGGTTCAGAAAGATCTCGCCAAGTCATTGAAGCTGATCGCCAAAGAGGGTAGCAAGGCTTTTTATGAAGGCCCGATTGCTGACCAGATTGTTGCAGAAATGCAAAAGCATGGTGGCTTGATCAGCAAAGCGGACTTGAAACAGTACAAGGTTGCGGAGCGGGCGCCGGTCAGCGGCAATTATCGTGGCTATAAGGTGGTGTCGATGCCGCCACCCAGTTCCGGTGGTACGCATATTGTACAGATTCTGAACATGCTGGAACGTTATCCGCTGGCTGATACCGGTTTGAACAGTGCGCAAACCATCCATTACATGGCAGAGGCGATGAAGCTGGCGTATGCAGACCGTGCCGAGTATCTGGGTGACCCGGATTTCGTCAAGGTACCGGTCAACGGCCTGACTGCAAAACGCTATGCCGACGAGTTGGCCAAACGAATCAGCCCGACGGCGGTGTTGCCCGCAGCCGACATCAAGCCAGGCAAGCCGCAGCCGTATGAAAGCGACCAGACCACCCATTATTCTGTGGTGGACAGCAAAGGCAATGCCGTTGCGGTGACATATACACTAAATCTGAATTTTGGTAGTGGGATTGTGGCCAAGGGCACCGGTATTCTGCTGAACAACGAAATGGACGATTTTTCGGCCAAGCCGGGTGTGCCCAATGCCTATGGTTTGATTGGCGGCGAAGCCAACGCGATTCAGGCTAGCAAGCGGCCATTGTCGTCCATGTCGCCCACGCTGGTGCTGAAAGACAACAAACCTTGGTTGGTGACAGGTAGCCCCGGCGGTGCGCGCATCATTACCACCACATTGCAGACCATCATCAATGCGATCGATTTTGGCATGAACCCGGCGGAATCGGCCTCCACCCCTCGTGTTCATCACCAGTGGTTGCCGGACGAGCTGCGTGTGGAAAAGGGTTTGAGCCCAGATACCTTGAAACTGTTGCGTGACCAGGGTTACAAGGTGGCGGTGAAGCCGACCATGGGTCGTACGCAGACAATTCAGGTACGCGAGGATGGCATGTATGGCTACTCCGACCCGCGTAATCCCGATGGTGCAACCATGGGTTACTGA